In Corylus avellana chromosome ca2, CavTom2PMs-1.0, the following proteins share a genomic window:
- the LOC132172592 gene encoding uncharacterized protein LOC132172592, translated as MGKVVERKKMEKRGRPSPSDVRKRTLKGKQQQKRNHKSIPHSASNYPTVTVPVPASGSAPLRRSPRLNPIPDSDESDFFDSDSDESDADKPRGRTGSMTDAEMVRYREQVCKSDGFDVEPFPEVRGFGIIQPLDLSNAVYFRRCEKISQRPIDQIHKRRERRTVKPQTPLKFVKILKAMHQYHDLLRYYVTFEAKNGGG; from the exons atgggtaaGGTGgtggagaggaagaagatggaGAAGAGAGGACGACCGTCTCCTTCAGATGTCCGAAAACGCACTCTCAAAGGTAAACAGCAACAGAAGCGAAACCACAAATCTATCCCTCATTCCGCTTCTAATTACCCAACCGTCACTGTTCCTGTCCCGGCCTCGGGTTCTGCTCCTCTGCGGCGATCCCCGCGCCTGAATCCTATCCCCGACTCCGATGAGAGCGACTTCTTCGATAGCGACTCCGACGAGAGCGACGCCGACAAGCCCAGGGGAAGAACTGGAAGCATGACCGACGCCGAAATGGTCCGCTACCGGGAACAAGTTTGTAAGAGTGAT GGCTTTGATGTTGAACCCTTTCCTGAGGTCAGGGGTTTTGGTATAATTCAACCACTGGATCTAAGCAATGCGGTGTATTTCAGAAGGTGCGAAAAAATTTCGCAGCGCCCAATCGACCAAATCCACAAGCGCCGAGAACGAAGAACTGTCAAg CCTCAAACTCCACTGAAGTTTGTGAAGATATTGAAAGCAATGCATCAGTATCACGATTTGCTGAGGTATTATGTAACCTTTGAGGCCAAGAATGGAGGAGGCTAG